The following are from one region of the Moritella sp. 24 genome:
- the rpsI gene encoding 30S ribosomal protein S9, with translation MAENQYYGTGRRKSSTARVFMKAGNGQLTINKRSLDVYFGRETARMVVRQALELVELQDKFDLNITVSGGGTTGQAGAIRHGITRALMEYDETLRPTLRAAGFVTRDARQVERKKVGLRKARKRPQFSKR, from the coding sequence ATGGCAGAAAATCAATACTACGGCACTGGTCGTCGTAAAAGTTCAACAGCTCGTGTATTCATGAAAGCTGGTAATGGTCAACTAACGATCAATAAACGTTCTTTAGACGTTTATTTTGGTCGTGAAACGGCTCGTATGGTTGTTCGTCAAGCATTAGAGTTAGTTGAATTACAAGACAAATTCGACCTAAACATCACTGTTTCTGGTGGTGGTACTACTGGTCAAGCTGGCGCAATCCGTCACGGTATCACTCGCGCACTTATGGAATATGACGAAACTTTACGTCCTACTCTACGTGCAGCTGGTTTTGTTACTCGTGATGCTCGTCAAGTTGAACGTAAGAAAGTTGGTCTTAGAAAAGCACGTAAACGTCCACAATTCTCAAAACGTTAA
- a CDS encoding BON domain-containing protein, with protein MKTSLVTKLKSWLTISFVLFSLSVIQGCSTNGSFSQLIDDETITLDITAELNDANKQLLLNNNLHILTNNSKVLLSGQVRTDAERKQIVSIAAETASVQQVYNQIRLGPPISFERASKDSWLTTKVKTSIINLKNIEPLNVKVITENAEVFLIGRVTKEEGDKVAEAARYVVGVDKVIKVFEYR; from the coding sequence ATGAAAACGAGCTTAGTCACTAAATTAAAATCTTGGCTGACAATAAGTTTCGTTCTATTTAGTCTTAGTGTTATTCAAGGCTGTAGTACGAACGGCAGTTTTAGTCAGTTAATTGATGATGAAACAATCACATTAGATATCACCGCAGAACTGAATGATGCGAATAAGCAATTACTGTTAAACAACAACCTGCATATTTTAACGAACAACAGTAAAGTGTTACTTTCTGGTCAGGTAAGAACAGATGCTGAACGTAAGCAAATAGTCTCTATTGCAGCTGAAACCGCATCGGTGCAGCAAGTGTATAATCAAATCCGTTTAGGCCCGCCAATTTCATTTGAGCGCGCAAGCAAAGATTCTTGGTTAACCACCAAAGTGAAAACAAGTATTATAAATTTAAAGAATATCGAACCACTTAATGTCAAAGTGATTACTGAGAATGCGGAAGTCTTTTTAATTGGACGAGTAACAAAAGAAGAGGGCGATAAGGTAGCTGAAGCAGCTCGCTATGTCGTTGGTGTAGATAAAGTAATTAAAGTATTTGAATACCGTTAA
- a CDS encoding SIS domain-containing protein, protein MLELIKENFTESIQTKIAAAEALPEYIQNSAMMMAQCLLNGNKILICGNGASASLAQNFSASLLNRYETERPSLPALALTPDCTLMTAIGTDTSFDVVYSKQVRALGNDGDILVVISAGGHSRNVIKAIEAALTRNMTIVALTGKDGGEISGLLGPHDAEIRVPSRREARIQEVHALIINCLCDIIDQTLFPQQEFEE, encoded by the coding sequence ATGTTAGAACTAATTAAAGAAAATTTTACTGAAAGTATTCAAACTAAGATCGCCGCAGCTGAGGCTTTACCTGAATATATCCAAAATTCGGCCATGATGATGGCACAATGTTTATTAAACGGTAACAAGATATTAATTTGTGGCAATGGCGCATCAGCAAGCCTGGCACAAAACTTCTCTGCATCATTATTAAACCGCTATGAAACAGAACGCCCAAGTTTACCCGCATTAGCATTAACTCCAGATTGCACATTAATGACTGCTATCGGCACCGATACGAGTTTTGACGTGGTGTATTCAAAACAAGTACGCGCACTGGGTAACGACGGCGATATTTTAGTGGTTATCTCTGCAGGCGGCCATAGCCGTAATGTCATTAAAGCCATTGAAGCCGCTCTCACTCGTAATATGACGATTGTTGCTTTAACAGGTAAAGATGGTGGGGAAATATCGGGACTATTAGGTCCACACGATGCAGAAATACGTGTACCTTCACGTCGAGAAGCAAGAATACAAGAAGTACATGCTCTGATCATTAACTGTCTTTGCGACATCATTGATCAGACCCTATTTCCACAACAAGAGTTTGAAGAATGA
- a CDS encoding cytochrome c1 translates to MKKLFIALLTLLPMAAFAAGNGAHLDEANYDLRDKASLQNGAKIFMNYCSTCHSTQYQRYSRVADDLGIDREAMSENLVFTGVKVGSLMLTAMPAESGAKWFGATPPDLTLEARLRGADWVYTYLRSFYIDETRPFGVNNVVFPSVGMPHVLEELQGTARLLEIKHNEEELDLPEGARIVKETAVVDANGVATGEILTSYLSPDGNGELSAEEFDEAMLDLVNFLVYSAEPNQIERQEMGFWVIGFLLILLVFCWFLNREYWRDIH, encoded by the coding sequence ATGAAAAAATTATTTATCGCGTTACTTACCCTATTGCCAATGGCTGCATTTGCAGCTGGTAATGGCGCTCATTTAGATGAAGCTAACTATGATTTAAGAGACAAAGCATCACTGCAAAACGGTGCTAAAATCTTTATGAATTATTGTTCTACATGTCACTCAACACAATATCAACGCTATTCACGTGTTGCTGATGATCTGGGTATTGATCGTGAAGCAATGTCTGAAAACTTGGTATTTACGGGTGTTAAAGTTGGTTCATTAATGCTTACGGCGATGCCAGCTGAAAGTGGTGCAAAATGGTTTGGTGCTACGCCTCCAGATCTAACACTTGAAGCGCGTTTACGTGGTGCAGATTGGGTTTATACTTACCTGCGCTCTTTCTATATTGACGAAACTCGCCCATTTGGCGTAAATAATGTGGTATTCCCAAGTGTGGGTATGCCGCATGTACTTGAAGAATTGCAAGGTACAGCACGTCTTTTAGAAATAAAACATAATGAAGAAGAGCTAGATTTACCGGAAGGTGCTAGAATTGTTAAAGAAACCGCAGTTGTTGACGCAAATGGCGTTGCAACAGGTGAAATTCTGACTAGCTACCTAAGCCCCGATGGAAACGGTGAGTTATCAGCCGAAGAGTTTGATGAAGCAATGCTAGATTTAGTGAACTTCTTAGTTTACTCAGCTGAGCCAAATCAAATCGAACGTCAAGAAATGGGCTTCTGGGTGATTGGATTCTTGCTTATCTTACTTGTATTTTGTTGGTTCTTGAACCGTGAATACTGGCGTGATATCCACTAA
- a CDS encoding YhcB family protein has translation MPYLEILISLIVGLVLGFAIARATNTKDQTGKFKGKLLAKEAEIEQYKHDVNEHFTSTEALLMKLSDTYVEMQQHLASNAKQLLDNVAVKDIPFQTKEIIDPAEPIEGQPKDYSSTSSGLLNK, from the coding sequence ATGCCCTATCTTGAAATACTAATTAGTTTAATTGTCGGTCTTGTTCTCGGTTTTGCTATTGCAAGAGCAACAAATACAAAAGACCAAACAGGTAAGTTTAAGGGTAAGTTATTAGCCAAAGAAGCTGAAATTGAACAGTACAAACATGATGTAAACGAACACTTTACCAGTACTGAAGCATTATTAATGAAATTGTCTGATACTTATGTAGAAATGCAACAGCATTTAGCAAGTAACGCTAAACAGCTATTAGATAATGTTGCCGTCAAAGATATTCCTTTTCAAACAAAAGAAATCATTGATCCTGCAGAACCAATTGAAGGGCAACCAAAAGATTACTCAAGTACAAGTTCAGGCTTATTGAACAAATAA
- the coaA gene encoding type I pantothenate kinase produces the protein MNYSPYQVFDREYWAELRESVPLTLSALELKQLQGINERVSIEEVCDIYLPLSRLLNLYVTNRIQRRVVRDQFLGRKVGKVPYIISLAGSVAVGKSTTARILQALLQCWGEHPKVALITTDGFLYPNAYLKEHDLMKRKGFPESYDINALVKFVADIKSGHDRVTAPVYSHFSYDIEPDKEVVVELPDIVILEGLNVLQSGLEYPDDPHRVFVSDFVDFSIYVDAETEHLENWYVQRFLQLRESAFTDSSSYFHHYAQLGEDEAKDVALNIWRTINGKNLVENILPTRERANLVLTKDLNHQVHQVKLRK, from the coding sequence ATGAATTACTCACCATATCAAGTGTTTGACAGGGAATATTGGGCGGAACTGCGTGAATCGGTACCCTTAACCTTATCTGCACTTGAATTAAAACAGTTACAAGGTATTAATGAACGCGTTTCAATTGAAGAAGTGTGTGATATTTATTTACCCTTGTCACGTTTACTCAATTTGTATGTAACTAATCGTATTCAACGTCGTGTTGTCAGAGACCAGTTTTTAGGACGTAAAGTAGGTAAAGTACCTTATATTATCAGCTTAGCGGGTAGCGTTGCTGTCGGTAAAAGTACCACAGCAAGGATTTTGCAAGCGTTACTACAATGCTGGGGCGAGCACCCAAAGGTTGCCTTAATTACAACGGATGGTTTTCTTTATCCGAATGCGTATTTAAAAGAACATGACTTAATGAAACGCAAAGGTTTCCCTGAAAGTTATGATATTAACGCTTTAGTTAAGTTTGTTGCAGATATCAAGTCTGGTCATGATCGTGTCACTGCACCTGTTTATTCTCATTTTTCTTATGATATCGAACCGGATAAAGAAGTGGTTGTTGAACTACCTGACATTGTTATTCTTGAAGGATTAAATGTACTACAGTCTGGTCTAGAGTACCCTGATGACCCACATCGTGTATTTGTGTCTGATTTTGTCGATTTTTCTATCTATGTAGATGCCGAAACTGAACATTTAGAAAACTGGTATGTACAACGTTTCTTACAATTAAGAGAAAGTGCATTTACAGACTCTAGTTCTTACTTTCATCACTATGCTCAATTGGGTGAGGATGAAGCAAAAGATGTCGCATTGAACATCTGGCGAACAATAAATGGTAAAAATTTAGTAGAAAACATCTTACCGACGCGTGAACGTGCTAACCTTGTCCTCACTAAAGACCTAAATCATCAAGTTCATCAAGTAAAATTACGAAAATAA
- the sspB gene encoding ClpXP protease specificity-enhancing factor, with amino-acid sequence MDKMTPIRPYLLRSHYEWLLDNDLTPHIVVDAHIAGVYVPQQFVQDGQIVLNIAPTAVVAFELNNTALSFNARFGGVPFDVYVPIAAITAIYARENGAGSMFEPEQAYIDQAEQDNAEAAVEPIEEKSAPALVSAPALSSDDKSDTTERPKPAKGKPSLRVIK; translated from the coding sequence ATGGATAAAATGACCCCAATTCGTCCCTATTTATTACGTAGTCACTATGAGTGGTTACTTGATAATGACTTAACACCACATATTGTTGTTGATGCACATATTGCTGGTGTTTATGTACCGCAGCAGTTTGTTCAAGATGGTCAAATCGTATTGAACATTGCACCAACCGCTGTGGTTGCTTTTGAATTAAATAACACTGCATTGAGTTTTAACGCTCGATTCGGTGGTGTGCCATTTGATGTATATGTGCCTATTGCGGCTATTACTGCTATTTACGCACGTGAGAACGGTGCTGGTAGTATGTTTGAGCCAGAGCAGGCATATATTGATCAAGCTGAGCAAGATAATGCAGAGGCGGCTGTTGAGCCAATTGAAGAGAAGAGCGCACCCGCTTTAGTTAGTGCGCCAGCGCTAAGCTCTGATGATAAGAGCGATACTACTGAGCGTCCAAAACCTGCGAAAGGTAAACCCTCTTTGCGGGTCATTAAGTAA
- the sspA gene encoding stringent starvation protein SspA → MALAANKRSVMVLYSEPTDLYSHQVRIVLAEKGVSVDIHQVDRNNLPEDLIDLNPYQTVPTLIDRELTLYNSRIIMEYLDERFPHPPLMPVYPVSRGSSRLMMHRIENDWYSLVTKIMKGSVEEAAVARKQLQEALMSISPIFAEYPYFMSEEFSLVDCYMAPLLWRLPELGIDLPGQAASELKNYMLRVFDRESFQASLTEQEREMRMLM, encoded by the coding sequence ATGGCATTAGCTGCTAATAAACGTTCAGTTATGGTGTTGTATTCGGAACCGACTGATCTATATAGTCATCAAGTCCGAATCGTTTTAGCTGAAAAAGGCGTAAGTGTTGATATTCATCAGGTTGATCGTAATAACCTACCTGAAGATTTAATTGATTTAAATCCATATCAAACAGTACCGACATTAATCGACCGTGAGTTAACACTATATAACTCGCGTATTATCATGGAATATTTGGATGAGCGTTTCCCGCATCCACCATTGATGCCGGTTTACCCTGTTTCACGTGGTAGTAGCCGCTTAATGATGCACCGTATCGAGAACGATTGGTATTCATTAGTGACTAAGATCATGAAAGGCTCTGTTGAAGAAGCGGCTGTAGCGCGTAAGCAACTACAAGAAGCACTAATGAGTATCAGCCCAATTTTTGCTGAATACCCATACTTCATGAGTGAAGAATTCAGCTTAGTTGATTGCTATATGGCTCCGTTATTATGGCGTCTGCCAGAGCTAGGTATTGATCTTCCTGGTCAAGCTGCAAGTGAGTTAAAGAACTATATGCTACGTGTATTCGATCGTGAATCATTCCAAGCATCTTTAACTGAACAAGAACGTGAAATGAGAATGTTAATGTAA
- the petA gene encoding ubiquinol-cytochrome c reductase iron-sulfur subunit, whose product MSNAPVDSGRRRFLTAATCVVGGVGAVGAAVPFIKSWNPSAKAKAAGAPVEVDISKIEPGQLIRVEWRGKPVWVVSRTESVLNELEQHDGSLRDPASEQEQQPSYAQNKYRSIKSELFVAVGICTHLGCSPTYLPDSFGEQVEGVSSGFFCPCHGSKFDMAGRVFQSVPAPLNLVVPPHYYIDATTILIGVDKGAA is encoded by the coding sequence ATGAGCAATGCGCCTGTTGATTCTGGTCGTCGTCGCTTTTTAACTGCTGCTACATGTGTAGTGGGTGGTGTTGGAGCTGTCGGCGCAGCCGTACCTTTTATCAAATCTTGGAACCCGAGTGCTAAAGCTAAAGCAGCTGGCGCTCCTGTTGAAGTAGATATAAGTAAAATTGAACCTGGTCAGTTAATTCGTGTTGAATGGCGAGGTAAACCTGTATGGGTAGTGTCTCGTACAGAAAGCGTATTAAACGAACTTGAACAGCATGATGGTTCGTTACGCGATCCGGCATCAGAACAAGAACAACAACCAAGTTACGCACAAAACAAATACCGCTCGATTAAATCAGAGTTATTTGTGGCAGTTGGCATTTGTACTCACTTAGGGTGCTCTCCAACATATCTGCCGGACAGCTTTGGCGAACAAGTCGAAGGTGTTTCTTCAGGTTTCTTCTGCCCATGTCATGGTTCTAAATTTGATATGGCTGGTCGTGTATTCCAAAGTGTACCTGCACCGTTAAACTTAGTTGTACCTCCGCATTATTATATTGATGCGACTACTATTCTAATTGGTGTAGATAAGGGAGCTGCCTAA
- a CDS encoding penicillin-binding protein activator: protein MEVKHSYSRLIMFFSLSLLLSACSSTTTSEKTTSKPQHIAVPDVLTTIDQPAQYYIDKIALANKPQSISWQLLSARALITEGHPQPALDILLSVERNPLSTQQLFEVALIKSEAYLLEKRYQDAANALNFSSTLSTNKQMHWQRYYLVNATIAELQNNNAKAVEYRVALNDFLDTELHSTNNTHIWELVSAIQLSELRVLTLRFNTENPTLAGWYNLAAVALQYSTEPQLLIQNLQQWKNDYPQHPALSGFPTELVKAMATTPYSPKQIAVLAPLTGKRAVAGKAIRDGMLSAYYQDEAADRINLRFYDTAAVGADELYLQAVNDGADFVVGPLLKSNLEKVLPLVKDVPLISLNKLAETPTSENIYYFSLSSSDEAIAAAKKMQQDGIKQPLVLAPNNRTGNRLSAEFTKQWQALTDGTSETYKYKSRSDMQNTVTSLFSVTSSNQRISLMKNLVGTDIKAKTRSRRDIDAIYIIATPSEAMLAIPYIATTQNPYAPQVAVYASSRTHGNNLSKSQSRDLNGLIFSDMPWLLNPDLELKQQTLALWPNMSKIQQNLFAMGYDSFKLIPNLLQLRNFPNLRLAGQTGILYINDNGIIEREFSWAKYRSGKIKLEDTNPDTKTAP, encoded by the coding sequence ATGGAAGTTAAGCACAGTTATTCCCGCTTGATTATGTTCTTTAGTTTGAGTTTACTACTCAGTGCGTGTTCAAGTACCACTACATCTGAAAAGACAACATCAAAACCACAGCATATCGCGGTGCCAGACGTACTGACAACAATTGATCAACCTGCACAATACTACATTGATAAGATTGCATTAGCGAATAAACCGCAAAGTATCTCGTGGCAGCTTTTATCTGCACGCGCGTTAATTACAGAAGGTCACCCACAACCAGCGCTTGATATCTTGTTATCAGTAGAACGTAACCCATTATCAACGCAACAGTTATTTGAAGTAGCCCTGATAAAATCAGAAGCCTATTTATTAGAGAAACGTTATCAAGATGCAGCAAATGCACTTAACTTTAGTTCAACCCTTAGCACTAATAAGCAGATGCACTGGCAACGCTACTATTTAGTCAATGCGACGATTGCAGAATTACAAAATAACAATGCAAAAGCTGTTGAATACCGTGTTGCTTTAAATGATTTCCTCGATACTGAATTACATAGCACCAACAATACACACATATGGGAATTAGTGTCAGCGATTCAGTTGTCAGAATTACGCGTATTAACACTGCGTTTTAACACTGAAAACCCGACGCTTGCAGGTTGGTACAACCTTGCAGCTGTTGCATTGCAATACAGCACTGAGCCACAACTGCTTATCCAAAATTTACAACAATGGAAAAACGATTATCCACAACACCCTGCATTGAGTGGTTTTCCTACCGAACTTGTAAAGGCAATGGCAACAACACCTTATTCGCCAAAACAAATAGCCGTTCTTGCGCCTTTAACAGGTAAACGCGCAGTCGCAGGTAAAGCTATTAGAGACGGTATGCTAAGTGCTTACTATCAAGATGAAGCAGCGGATAGAATTAATTTACGTTTCTACGATACCGCAGCTGTCGGTGCCGATGAATTATATCTACAAGCTGTCAATGATGGCGCAGATTTTGTCGTGGGCCCGTTGTTAAAATCAAATTTAGAGAAAGTATTACCACTCGTTAAAGATGTGCCGCTAATCTCATTAAACAAACTAGCTGAAACGCCAACATCAGAAAATATCTATTACTTTTCATTAAGTTCTAGTGATGAAGCAATCGCAGCGGCTAAAAAAATGCAACAGGATGGTATTAAGCAACCTCTAGTCCTAGCGCCAAATAACCGCACTGGTAATCGCTTATCAGCCGAGTTTACGAAACAATGGCAAGCACTCACAGATGGTACAAGTGAGACGTATAAGTATAAAAGCCGCAGTGATATGCAAAATACGGTTACATCACTATTTTCTGTGACATCAAGCAATCAGCGCATCAGCCTAATGAAAAATCTCGTTGGCACTGATATTAAAGCCAAAACGCGTAGCCGCCGTGATATTGATGCTATTTATATTATTGCGACGCCTTCTGAAGCGATGTTAGCAATTCCTTACATTGCGACAACACAAAACCCATATGCACCACAAGTGGCTGTATATGCAAGTTCACGAACCCATGGTAACAACCTTTCTAAAAGTCAAAGTCGCGATTTAAATGGCTTAATTTTTAGTGATATGCCATGGTTATTGAACCCAGATCTCGAACTAAAGCAGCAAACTTTGGCGCTATGGCCAAATATGTCGAAGATCCAACAAAACTTATTTGCGATGGGTTACGATTCATTTAAATTAATTCCAAATCTGCTACAGCTACGTAACTTTCCTAATTTACGTTTAGCTGGCCAGACTGGCATTCTCTATATTAATGATAATGGCATTATTGAACGCGAGTTTAGCTGGGCAAAATATCGCTCAGGCAAGATAAAACTTGAGGATACCAACCCTGACACAAAAACAGCCCCGTAA
- a CDS encoding cytochrome bc complex cytochrome b subunit has product MSLVKWIDERIPMTDTWNKHAGQYPAPKNFNFWYYFGILATIIFVNQILTGIWLTMNYNPSGEGAFASIEYIMRDVEFGWLLRYMHSTGASAFFVVVYLHMFRGLMYGSYQKPRELLWIFGCLIFLALMAEAFMGYLLPWGQMSFWGAQVIISLFGAIPVIGDDLTLWIRGDYVISGATLNRFFALHVIAVPLVLVVLVFLHIVALHHVGSNNPDGIEIKENKDENGWPKDGIPFHPYYTVHDTVAVVVMLILCSIVIFFMPEGGGYFLEAPNFEAANPLKTPEHIAPVWYFTPFYAILRAVPDKLGGVIMMGLAIVMLFLVPWLDRGKVKSIRYRSVWHKLNLAQFVICFIILGVLGALAPTPGRTLLSQITTLGYFGYFGLLWLYSKNETTKPLPKRVTM; this is encoded by the coding sequence ATGTCATTAGTCAAGTGGATTGATGAACGTATCCCAATGACGGATACGTGGAATAAACACGCTGGCCAATATCCAGCACCGAAGAACTTTAACTTCTGGTACTATTTTGGCATTTTAGCAACAATCATTTTTGTTAACCAAATCCTAACGGGTATCTGGTTAACAATGAACTACAACCCATCGGGTGAAGGTGCATTTGCATCAATCGAATACATCATGCGTGATGTTGAATTTGGTTGGTTGCTACGTTATATGCACTCTACAGGTGCGTCAGCATTCTTTGTAGTTGTCTATTTGCACATGTTCCGTGGCCTGATGTATGGTTCATACCAGAAACCACGTGAATTATTGTGGATCTTTGGTTGCTTAATCTTCTTAGCGCTAATGGCTGAAGCTTTCATGGGTTACTTACTACCATGGGGTCAAATGTCATTCTGGGGTGCACAGGTTATTATCTCTTTATTTGGTGCGATTCCAGTAATTGGTGATGATTTAACACTTTGGATCCGTGGTGATTATGTAATCTCGGGTGCAACATTAAACCGTTTCTTTGCACTACACGTTATTGCTGTGCCATTAGTACTTGTTGTTCTTGTGTTCTTACACATTGTTGCACTGCATCATGTTGGTTCGAATAACCCAGACGGCATTGAAATTAAAGAAAACAAAGATGAAAATGGTTGGCCAAAAGATGGTATTCCATTCCACCCTTACTACACAGTACACGATACTGTAGCGGTAGTGGTGATGCTTATCTTATGTAGTATTGTGATCTTCTTCATGCCTGAAGGTGGTGGTTACTTCTTGGAAGCGCCAAACTTTGAAGCGGCAAATCCACTGAAAACACCTGAGCACATTGCACCGGTATGGTATTTCACACCATTCTACGCAATTTTACGTGCGGTACCTGATAAGCTTGGTGGTGTGATCATGATGGGTCTTGCTATTGTAATGCTATTCTTAGTGCCTTGGTTAGATCGTGGTAAAGTGAAATCAATTCGTTACCGTAGTGTTTGGCATAAACTTAACCTAGCGCAATTTGTTATTTGCTTCATTATTCTTGGTGTTCTAGGTGCATTAGCGCCAACGCCTGGTCGTACTCTGTTGTCACAAATTACGACACTAGGTTACTTTGGCTACTTTGGTCTGCTGTGGTTATACAGTAAGAATGAAACAACTAAACCATTACCAAAAAGGGTGACAATGTAA
- the zapE gene encoding cell division protein ZapE produces the protein MTPIEKYKLDLKRPDFMFDAAQENAVMALQRLFDELLAVPEKPVKQGLFAKLKALTTKPEVMQANPVKGIYFWGGVGRGKTYLVDTFYDCLPFENKTRIHFHRFMHRIHQELKGLSQQKDPLKVIAKNLANETQVICFDEFFVSDITDAMILGTLFEELFAHQVILVATSNIIPDDLYRNGLQRARFLPAIHLINQNCDIINVDSGVDYRLRTLEQAEIYHFPLDAAAQQNLNQYFEQLSCEPRTYGQPIEIENRQIPTLAEADSVLMIDFDDLCGGPRSQVDYMEISRIYHTVLLANVKQMGRLTDDISRRFIAMVDEFYERNVTLIISAEFEMSALYSTGLLDFEFRRCLSRLQEMQSHEYLGREHLP, from the coding sequence ATGACCCCGATAGAAAAATATAAGCTTGATTTGAAGCGCCCTGACTTTATGTTCGATGCGGCACAAGAGAATGCTGTAATGGCATTACAACGGCTATTTGATGAACTGTTAGCGGTGCCAGAAAAACCAGTTAAACAAGGTTTATTTGCGAAACTGAAAGCGTTGACGACAAAGCCTGAAGTGATGCAAGCTAATCCTGTTAAGGGGATTTATTTTTGGGGCGGCGTAGGAAGAGGTAAGACCTATTTAGTTGATACTTTCTACGATTGCTTACCGTTTGAGAATAAAACGCGAATTCACTTTCACCGTTTCATGCATCGCATTCATCAAGAGTTGAAAGGCCTTTCGCAACAAAAAGATCCACTGAAAGTGATTGCTAAAAACTTAGCAAATGAAACGCAGGTGATTTGTTTTGATGAATTTTTTGTTTCAGACATTACTGATGCAATGATTTTAGGCACGTTGTTTGAAGAGTTATTTGCGCATCAAGTTATTTTGGTGGCTACATCAAATATTATTCCTGATGATCTGTACCGCAATGGTTTACAGCGTGCACGTTTCTTACCTGCTATTCATTTGATTAATCAAAATTGCGATATTATTAATGTTGATAGCGGTGTTGATTACCGTTTACGTACATTAGAGCAAGCTGAGATTTATCATTTTCCATTGGATGCTGCTGCTCAACAGAATTTAAATCAATATTTTGAACAACTATCTTGTGAACCTAGAACGTATGGGCAACCGATAGAAATTGAAAATCGTCAAATTCCCACACTAGCGGAAGCTGACAGTGTACTCATGATTGATTTTGATGATTTATGTGGAGGACCACGTAGCCAAGTCGACTATATGGAAATTTCACGTATATATCACACCGTACTATTAGCGAATGTGAAACAAATGGGGCGTTTAACGGATGATATTTCGCGTCGTTTTATTGCTATGGTTGATGAGTTTTATGAGCGTAATGTGACGTTGATTATTTCTGCTGAATTTGAAATGTCAGCGCTCTATAGTACAGGCTTATTAGACTTTGAATTTCGCCGTTGTTTATCGCGACTACAAGAAATGCAATCTCATGAATATTTGGGCCGAGAGCATCTACCTTAA
- a CDS encoding YraN family protein has translation MRIPTLTQKQPRKRGEYFEGLAAEFLQRQGLIILARNFACRQGEIDLICQHGPSCDINSSATLPTLVFVEVKYRQYTHYGGAVSAVPVTKQRKLRYTAQYYMVRHGINENYTPCRFDVIAIEGSIDNIQWITNAF, from the coding sequence TTGAGGATACCAACCCTGACACAAAAACAGCCCCGTAAACGTGGTGAATATTTTGAAGGCTTAGCTGCCGAGTTTTTACAGCGCCAAGGATTAATCATCTTGGCGCGCAACTTTGCTTGTCGCCAAGGTGAAATAGACCTTATCTGCCAGCATGGTCCAAGCTGTGACATAAACTCCTCGGCAACACTACCTACCCTTGTCTTTGTCGAGGTAAAATACCGGCAATACACCCATTACGGTGGTGCAGTTTCTGCTGTACCAGTCACAAAACAACGAAAATTGCGTTATACCGCACAATATTATATGGTGCGCCACGGAATAAATGAAAACTACACACCTTGTCGTTTCGATGTGATCGCCATTGAAGGTTCCATAGATAATATTCAATGGATAACCAATGCTTTTTAG
- the rplM gene encoding 50S ribosomal protein L13 — protein sequence MKTFVATPSTIKREWFVVDAEGKTLGRLATEIATRLRGKHKPEYTPHADTGDYIIVVNCEKITVTGNKAAGKIYHSHTGYIGGLKSISFEKLIEKAPERVIQSAVKGMLPKGPLGRAMFRKMKVYAGPEHNHAAQQPQVLDI from the coding sequence ATGAAAACTTTTGTTGCTACACCAAGCACGATCAAACGTGAATGGTTCGTTGTTGACGCTGAAGGTAAAACTTTAGGCCGTCTTGCGACTGAAATCGCTACTCGCTTACGCGGAAAGCATAAGCCTGAGTACACTCCTCACGCTGACACTGGTGATTACATCATCGTTGTAAACTGTGAAAAAATTACTGTAACAGGTAACAAAGCGGCAGGTAAAATCTACCACTCGCACACAGGTTACATTGGTGGCTTAAAATCAATTAGCTTCGAAAAGCTTATTGAAAAAGCTCCAGAGCGTGTTATCCAGTCTGCGGTTAAAGGTATGTTGCCAAAAGGTCCTCTAGGCCGTGCAATGTTCCGTAAGATGAAAGTATACGCAGGTCCAGAGCACAATCATGCTGCTCAACAACCACAAGTTCTAGACATCTAA